A genome region from Trachemys scripta elegans isolate TJP31775 chromosome 2, CAS_Tse_1.0, whole genome shotgun sequence includes the following:
- the THNSL1 gene encoding threonine synthase-like 1 yields the protein MFHVVRYQHLKLTQNIGSSIHLKLIFPRALAFAQLWKSWLSTLSLVGDQNIVLMGPPGSGKTTVGRIVGHKLGCRVIDVDDDVLETTWNMSVSEKLQDVGSRQFIEEEGKALLKFSASGSVISLSGSNPMHAASMQHVKKNGIVVYLDVPTRDIIDRLELMKVDRIVGQDSGISVRDILQFRKQFYKKWYDIRVLCEGGLTAEAVADKVLDAVKRYQDSESETFISTRHIRSEMCEQKGSVKYFTEAVVEGLASDGGLFVPEKGLPTFSAGEWQSLVEATYIERAQIILERFIHPADIPAFKLGEIVEIAYGENFTCSKIAPLRYLTGNQFLLELFHGPTASFKDLALQLMPHLFAYCIPKRCNYLILVATSGDTGSAVLDGFSHLSDTDKQRIAVVTFFPEDGVSQIQKSQMIGCQRENGWSVGVKSDFDFCQTAIKKIFTNSDYSGFLTVEYGTALSAANSINWARLLPQVIYHASAYLDLVHQDIITFGSPIDVCIPTGNFGNILAALYAKRMGIPIRKCICASNENNVLTDFIRTGLYDLRGRRLMQTSSPAIDILKSSNLERYLHLIASGDGQLVTQLFSELEKQCHFQLQKDLLEKLQQDLVAGWCSEEDCLAAIHSVYSTTGYILDTHTAVAKVVADRLQDRTCPVIISSTAHYSKFAPAILRALRIAEIKQNPLSQLHLLSSYSPLPPVHRGLLKTLKENEKQKHQICAADVNVMMAHIETVIQNQFMKVF from the coding sequence ATGTTTCATGTTGTTCGGTATCAGCATCTAAAATTAACCCAGAACATTGGTTCTAGTATACATCTAAAGTTGATTTTTCCAAGAGCTCTTGCATTTGCACAACTGTGGAAGTCATGGCTGTCAACTCTTTCTCTTGTTGGAGACCAGAATATTGTCCTGATGGGACCTCCTGGATCTGGGAAAACAACAGTTGGGAGAATAGTAGGTCACAAACTCGGCTGTCGTGTCATAGATGTGGATGATGATGTCCTTGAAACAACCTGGAATATGAGTGTGTCAGAAAAATTGCAGGATGTTGGTAGTCGGCAATTTATAGAAGAGGAAGGAAAAGCCCTGTTAAAGTTTTCAGCATCTGGAAGTGTAATTTCCCTTTCTGGATCCAATCCAATGCATGCTGCCAGCATGCAGCATGTGAAGAAAAATGGGATTGTTGTGTATCTGGATGTACCCACAAGAGACATAATAGATAGGCTGGAATTAATGAAAGTGGATCGTATTGTGGGGCAGGATTCTGGAATTTCTGTGAGAGACATACTTCAGTTTAGGAAGCAATTTTATAAAAAATGGTATGATATCCGTGTTCTTTGTGAAGGTGGACTTACAGCAGAGGCTGTAGCAGATAAAGTACTTGATGCGGTTAAGAGATATCAAGACTCAGAATCAGAAACTTTTATTTCAACCAGACATATAAGGTCTGAAATGTGTGAGCAAAAAGGCTCTGTTAAATATTTTACTGAAGCTGTTGTTGAGGGCCTAGCATCTGATGGTGGACTCTTTGTTCCTGAGAAGGGGCTTCCAACATTCTCTGCTGGAGAATGGCAAAGCTTAGTAGAAGCAACTTACATTGAAAGAGCTCAGATTATATTGGAAAGATTTATACATCCTGCTGATATACCTGCTTTCAAGCTGGGAGAAATTGTTGAGATTGCTTATGGAGAAAACTTTACTTGTTCTAAAATTGCCCCTCTTAGGTATCTGACAGGCAACCAGTTTCTCCTTGAGTTGTTTCATGGACCAACAGCCTCATTTAAGGATTTGGCATTACAGTTGATGCCTCATCTATTTGCATACTGTATTCCCAAAAGATGCAATTATTTGATCCTAGTAGCTACTTCTGGAGACACAGGGAGTGCTGTCCTAGATGGTTTTAGTCATCTTAGTGATACTGACAAGCAAAGAATTGCTGTGGTCACTTTCTTTCCTGAGGATGGAGTAAGCCAGATTCAAAAATCACAAATGATTGGctgccaaagagaaaatgggtgGTCAGTGGGTGTCAAATCTGATTTTGATTTTTGCCAGAcagctataaaaaaaatatttaccaatTCTGATTATTCTGGCTTTCTTACTGTAGAATATGGAACAGCTTTAAGTGCAGCAAATTCTATAAACTGGGCTCGACTACTTCCCCAAGTTATTTATCATGCCTCTGCCTACCTTGACCTTGTTCATCAAGATATTATTACTTTTGGAAGCCCAATAGATGTGTGTATTCCTACAGGAAACTTTGGCAACATATTAGCTGCATTATATGCAAAAAGGATGGGAATCCCTATCAGAAAATGTATTTGTGCATCCAATGAAAATAATGTTTTGACCGATTTCATAAGAACAGGTCTTTATGATTTAAGGGGAAGAAGATTAATGCAGACTTCATCACCAGCAATAGATATTTTGAAGTCTTCCAACCTTGAACGATATTTGCATCTGATTGCTAGTGGTGATGGACAGCTGGTGACACAATTATTTAGTGAACTGGAAAAGCAGTGTCACTTTCAGTTGCAGAAAGATCTACTTGAGAAGCTTCAGCAAGACTTGGTGGCTGGGTGGTGCTCTGAGGAGGACTGCCTAGCTGCCATCCACTCTGTATACAGTACTACAGGGTATATTTTGGACACACACACTGCTGTTGCTAAAGTAGTTGCAGATCGATTACAGGATAGAACATGCCCAGTTATCATTTCATCTACAGCTCATTATTCCAAGTTTGCACCTGCTATCTTGCGGGCTTTGAGGATtgcagaaataaaacagaatCCATTAAGTCAGCTTCACTTACTGAGTTCTTACAGTCCTTTGCCTCCAGTCCATAGGGGCCTATTAAAGACACTGAAAGAGAATGAGAAGCAGAAACATCAGATCTGTGCTGCTGATGTGAATGTCATGATGGCACATATAGAAACTGTAATACAAAATCAGTTTATGAAAGTTTTCTAA